Within the Glycine max cultivar Williams 82 chromosome 12, Glycine_max_v4.0, whole genome shotgun sequence genome, the region attataaaataagcaTTCTAGTGCGCCCTTCGTGGTTAAGGTCACATGTGGGGCATTTAAGAAGTTGCTCTCTTTCAAATGAGggcactctctctctctctctctctcacacacacacacacctaaCCCTAAAAAGAGTCCAAAAGGTTGTGATGGTCGGTGTTTGATGTGCTGCTGTTTGCTGATCTGTATGTTAGCTGTGATATGGCTACTCATCCTAATTAAGTGGGCCTTAGTTTGTTGATTGCCATTCTTTGTGGACCTCTAGAGCCGGCCATGGCCACGAGTCAAGTTTTTAGATCTTGTTGTGACCAATGATCAGAGATTCAACATTACTACTAACTTGTGTTGTTTTAAAGGTAGATGCTTTTCACCAACCTTGGCTCCAATTCCAATGTGGGTTTAGTGGAGGGACAAACAAGATCTAGAACTGGCCAATTGCCAAATGGTATAAAATTGAGGCCATTGCAAAGTTTAGGTTAAAGGGTAGGATAAAATACTAGTAATATTCGAGAGGgggatcaaataaataatataaaaaaaaacttgtgagAACGAGATTTTTCCAAAAGAGGGAATTTACCATTTTCCAATTTGGATAGGGGGGTAAGGGTAAGTGGTGATTGTGGTTGAGAAGTGTTCCAATGCCAATGTTGTGGAATCTTGTTTAACCTCAAGCGTGTGTCGGTGTGTCCAGCTGTCAAAACCACCGGCATTCACGTGGGCCACACGTGCGCTGTAAATGGGAAATAATAAAAGGCACAAAGCCAACAGAAAAGGACTACCCTATGTCTGCCTAATATCTAGCGcctaacattattattattattacaagcTTAAATGGTCAATTTGTTTCTGAAAGTATATGATGCTTTCAAGTTTGTTTATGgatttaaataaatcaaaaagacCTTGAAAGTAGCTTCCATTTTTAGCATATACTTTTCGATTTAGATAAGTTGTTGTATgttatcattaaatataatttactcattcccttttatatatatatatatatggactaaattgtattttgatgataacatgAAAGACGGATGTGAgagataaaaattgtttttgttaattgttactgtaaaaaatattcatcGATAATTAATCTTTGAATAATTTGACTCATTGTTTATagtaagatttttcttttctagttTATTAGTAACATTTAGtgactaatttgaaattgtcaGACACTTTGAAGGAGTAATTTGTCTATTAAAcctatattttataatagagaaaaagagagaaaggggGTTCGTGGAGGCTACAGTAGCAAACGACAACATAATTCAGAGCGTTGTTAAGCTGAAACAGGGAAACGCGGAGACAAGGGTGTTGCTGTTGGGGGTTGTCCCTGTCGACTCactctaattatttttaataaataataactaatttttatattaaataatgataattttaattgttatcataataacaacgaacatataattaattttatataattttacactttaatcattacaataaataacaaacaactaattttatataattttatactaattaacttaaaaatacgtatatacataaaaaatttcatttttcaagaGAGGGACTGCTCGAGCCCAAAACCCTTAGAGACATCACGTCCATTCTATGCACTTGTCCTCTGTTCTTGTTCGAACGCTGCAAAAATGATGAAACATAATTATTTCCAAATTAAATCccatctataaaaataaaattgcagcACAACTGTTTTCTTACCTCTCAGGAGTAATTTAGGAGGTAAATTAGAGTACTTTGTAGTACTCTACTTATCAGAATCCATAATCCATGTGTGCCATGGATGCAAGAAAACTTAGAGAGGAAGgttaaaggagaaagaaaatagaaaaaaactgaaattaGCATAGAATGAGAATTGGTTTACAAAAGAATTGGTTATTATAgtttatataattgattataaaaataattaactaaacTAATTAAGTTATCTCTAAGTAACAAAGTGATCAATCTGAATTAATCATCATCAAATTATATCTATGTTAAGACTACTCGTTCATCACGCAATGAATAATTGAGGATCAATAATGGCTTTGAATTAACGTTAGCTTAacctttttttaatgttttaataatACTATTGGCTGAACAAGTGAGAGGAACGAATTTGCTTAATGCCAAAACCTACTACAATGATTGATTACTTAAGCTGACATTTGCCCATGAAGTTCTATTTCACGGTCttctatgtaaaaaaaattctataatgTTATTATTTGCTGATGCATACATAGAGATACAGCTAGCGCAAGCTACACCACAGTTCCGTAGTGGAAGCACCTTACCTTACTAGTACGAGACGTAAAACCATGCTTGTTAAACACTAATCCAAAAAAGACAAGCAAACGATTCAAAtacaattttgaagaaaataacATGTAACTGAACCAACGATTGGTAATCAAAGGGTTTAGAAGACTTGAATcagtatattaatttgatacgTAACAGATCCTATaaaatccttttctttttttttctataattggaCCAGAACTATAAATGAGTGTTTTTTAAGgcataaataagttttttttttttaactcagaTTACtccaattttaaatataagaaaaaaattattttttcttgatctcaaataaaaaaaaatcaactaattttatcttttaatgttATCATCTaaagtatttttcatttaattgagaTTTTAAATCCTAtgacttctttttatttctaaacCAAGTTTCAATGAATGGTAAGGCCGCTAATTAACCAGACCCACACTAAATAAGAATCTACCTACGTTTCTTGGAAACCCTTTTAAccaattcatatttaaaaaaaaaaaaaactgaacatcaaatttctttaaaaaaaataatcaaatttatactatttttctaaaagtagtcttaaaacaattaaaataagtgaaaattttatcttattaattttatgactAACCATCTTTCCAATCCTCACATGATAAAAGCAATTTCATCTAGTTAAATTTGTCACGTTGACTAAAAATTATAaggcatttaaaaatattttgatgaaaGAATAATTACTGCAAGGGACCAAATAAATTTCTGAAAACTTCCTAAGTGAAAGTTGTATCACTTAGAATAAGGTTTTATGGAGGAAagatcctaattttttttttctgtatattTATAATCAGGCCCCTAATCCAAAAAGATTTGTATTTGTTTAGGTGCTAAATCTACAACATTTTTATTACTAGtatttactttatattttactaGTTGAAAAAGAGATCCTTCCTGCCTctatctttagttttttttttataaaaaaagtaattaaataaaataataataatttttttagatgaaatgacagtaattatatcttaaaagttcatgaaagaaataaaaataattatatttattaaaaagtaatttaaaaataagaaatataaacaccAAAAGAGAATAATTTcctttattaatagttatagattaatttttttattactattattaattagtttcttatgtcacataattaaaaaaggaGATGCTACGCCAGACTCAAAATAGAGtccaaacatatataaataaaaaaggtgaATACATAAAAAGACATTTGGGTCCATATGCTCAAGTCTACCAACCCTAACCTTTATTTACCAAACCCTAGGATATATCAAAACTTTGCAGTGACAAAGAGAGACCCCGACATACCTAACACTAATTAAACCTAAAACTaatgtattttctattttcatgagAAGATCTATTCCTGGTTGGACAAATGCCTGCATTATGCTCTTGATTTTACACAACCAAACATATCTATGGATTCATGGAAAAGGACACAAACCAACAGAAGCTTATTCgaaattttttactattaagtTTGAGGATCCCAAATTACTCAGGAGTTGGGAGATGAAGCATGTTTAAATTTGTCACAGAAAAGATCACATGTTTTTCATACAAGTTCCAAGATCAGGCTTCCAGGAGAAAGAAAGTAATTAACAGGTACCCGGAAGCTACGGGGAATATTTACTCCAAAATAGTTTAGACAATTCCTCCAAATTTCCATTTCAATTTGACAGTTATACAGCATACACGTCCACTATAGATATTTGAAGCCAAAAGTTTCCCCCAAAGCATCAAGCGCCACTAGCATATAACCGGGTCCATTCCTTGGCTGCAGGATTTCAACACCATTTTCACAAGAGTGTGCATATGACATGTTTGATGCCATCATTAATaaataacaactaacattttatattatcatacaAGCAAAAAAGACATACCTGTTTCAACAGCCTCGGCCTCATTAGATTTCCAATGCTTGGCAATGTTCTCAGAAAGTGGATCATCTGGGTTAGGTGCACTTAGAAGAGCTTGAATACTGGAAAAGGATCCACAAAAAAATCCCATTATAACAATAATCTTCACAGTCAAGAGCAGGTTAATATTTTTCACTGATTTACAATACAGCGTTGTGGCCACACCAGGGGGCAGGTAACTCTAGTAATCAAAATTAAGATCCAGATAGACTAGCATATACAGACTGAGTCAGCGTCCACAaataattttcatgtttattctCGGTAAAACATAATTACTTTCACTATTTGTGACCACTTGAACAACATCCTTTTCTCCAACCTTGCTAACAAAATATTCCAGCAAAGTGATTAagatgcataaaaattaaatttaaaaactattacaTCTTATAGAAGCCATGCACGGGTTGATACTGGAAAGCTGATTGATGTTTACTACATTTCTTTAGGAAATGAATAGGTCTCTTTAAATATACATCCACTAGAGTAAAAGATGAAAGACAAATATACCTCAAAAGTACAGTGCGAATCCCAAGGGCAGGACTCCACTTATCTTTCAGAATGTCAAGACATATCCTGCCAAGCTGCAATAAACTTCATGTAAGATAAAtcattatagaagaaaaaatgaaaatataagggGAGCAAAGTGTACCTTATCAATGTTCGGATGATATATTTTTGTCAGAAACCTAACCTGAAAGAAGCAATGCATGATTGAATTAGGAATAATTGgagaattattttcttaaaaaaatgcacagaCGAAATCAATCAGTTTCAGTTATAGGTGTATTATCATCATTAAAGTACCTTTGGAGCAGCCATTGGATATTCTTCTGGCAAAAATAATTCCAACTTGAAAACTCCCCCTAGTAATACAAATAAGAAAGTCACATATTAGCAAAGACATGAGACACTTGATTCTGATATAGGAGCAATAAAAATAGTATCATCAAACTAGCCCATAGGATATCATCACACCCACAAGTAAGGAGGGCCAGGACTACAAACAGGAGTTTCAAATATCACCCAGCTGACACGAGAAGTCATGAAAGACTTCTGCAAAGAAGTAACTAATAGGCCAACTTTTTATATAGCCAAGCCATATGTATGTAGTGTAAGATTGCTAGTATATCACGACAGGTAAATATGGGATTTTCGTGGTAAAATAATGACAGTTATCCTTTCAGAAAGGTTCGCAAAATACATTCAATTGTCCAATTGTAACGCATAATTGTTTGGAGAAAACGTCAAAATTAATTCCTCATTTCTCGTGGATGCAACAAATCATCAAGCATTTCAAGATACAAAACCAAACAGTTAAGTTTGTTACTACCTTCATATGGCGACTGAGTCGGGCCAAGGATCATCACATTGAAATACCGCATATTGTCCTCCGAAGGGGACGCACTAATTCCAGGCGCTGCGTCATCAGATCATCACACAAGACACAAACAATTAACTCAGTACAACAAAACACAACGAGGATGGAATTCCCGAATAAATCCCCAAGGCAACACTCAAGGTATcttacaaatttaacaaaaaaaaaaggaggcaCGAAAAACACTACCCATTTAACTTAGCTTGAGCTTCTAAAGCACTAAACAATTGTTGGAAATTTCAACTTACCTGGCTCACTGAGCAAACGCTGCGTTTCCTGTTAAGATCAAACATAGCAGAGTCACCAAAATATTCATAACTATCAAATTCAAACACAGAACGAAGGAAATTCCAGAACTACAATTCGACGCCAAGAAAgatcaaaaccaaaaaatagaGGGATTCGAAACCCCCGATTCAGCATCACTGAAATTAAAGAAtgtaaagtgaaaaagaaacCGTTTTGGAATCGACCTTAAACGGAAATAGCAGTAATTTGTTCAGTCAAGCTCTTGGGTCACGCGatactaaaaaaatcaacaaagcaaGGCAGCACGAGCGGATTTCGAGTTCCTTTGGTTTTTGGCATCGAtcaatgaaattgaaattgggATCTTAACGAGGAAATGGATACGAACCTTGATGATTCTTCGAGGGAGGTTACTGTTGGCCATAAGCGGGGTCGATTGCAAAGCACGCAATAGGGTTGTGAGTCAAAGAGAGAGAACTTTCTCTCACTaacacaaaaagaaagaaagctcAATGAAAATCCATTATCTCTCGCCgttgtttatataatttttgcttgctgaaaaaaaataaaattaagactaAATATCACATAACTTGTGATACAACCACAAATCATACCAACAAGaatttctatatatttatattgccGCGAAAAAGggtgaaacaaaataaattattatttttttgtttttaaggtAATCTTATTATATTGCCGGCGATTCGACAATCGGTCAAGAGACAACTTGTCCTACCCCTCCAATCCTACAGAAGGTCATATATGATTTACATAAGTAAAATggtaataaataagaaatgaatatGATTTTCCTAAAAAGGATGTCAGACATTGTTTTTACTCATAGTCTATACTATGTTAGATAACaaaatattgaattaattaattatgtgaaaAGTAGATAGTAAGCaagaacaatatatattttattattataatagtaaattaaatattaatttaatccaaataattaagattttaacGTGGTTTCAATTAAGTTATTCAATTCTGTTAGTTAAACGTAAATTTGTCTACTTGATTTTGCCAAAGAAAAATGCCattcttcattaattttatattagtaaATTTACAGGAAAATGTCATCGTATAAAAGaaacttaaatttatatagacaaacaaaaatcaataataatttacataacTGAAAAAAAGGAACAATGAATTaccttaaaaattgattttagatattaattttattcatacatACTTTCAATGTTGGATAAAATAACACATTCAATAAATTAGTTAAGTCACTTTATGATAAGCAATAAAAAAGCACATTTATATTAAACttataataagaataaattatattttatattaataaatatacatattttatattgatattaatgtataaaaggaaaatttaaatttaaatttggtcacataaaagaaaaacaaccaATAATTTAGTTaagtaaaaagataataaaaaatattaaatgatttattaaaaaattgtgtgctttattttatttgtgttttcttatATTGTTTCATATTAATCAATTTAGGATGTATTAATGcgtaaaaatagtaaataaataaatttttgtctacaaacttttaaaatatcaaaattttaaatataatgtaaAATGTTAAAGTAAACATTTGAatcgaatttgattttctataatttagttaaatctataattaaaagtacatacTTTAATAACACACTATTTGAAttggttaaaattaaatttattaaaagttactaaatcaaaagaaaaaaaatcattaaatataatgtgagatttacaaaaattttgtccaataaatttcaaccatgTTCTTGGCATTTCTCACTCATTTTATGGTTAGAGGTCTAAGAATTTATGGTATGTTGATCGGCTCATAAGTGTCATTTCTTGAATTGTAACTCATGAGTTCACGATGTTTCATGTTTGTGATACCCAATGTTATTCAAGTTCAGGTTATCTGCATTGTATGAATGTCAAGTTTTGTGCTTTTGCATTGAACATGGTTGTATCCTAGTTTGACTTATTTTTTCATTGCATAatcattcaaattataaatatcaaaataacaaTAGTATGTAGATTAATACAATATATTGTGAGAACATTGAAGGTGAGACATAAAGGGTTCCTGAAATGAGTAATAAAACTTTCTAAGCTACTGGATTGCTTATTTCGGATATGAGAAAGCTGTTTTATTTGCTTTGGAGCCTTTTATTGACCGAGATGCCTATTTTTTCACATGGAGGGAATTATCTTGTTTCATCAGTTGAAGTGTCTTTGGTTTAGATTGTTTACTTCAAAGGGTTCTCCTCAATTGTTGAGCATAAGCCATTTCACCATCTCACGTTGCATTTTTAACTTCTCTATCAATGCCTTTGTTTTGTCTTTTCCTAGAAAAACTTGTTTGCTGCTTCTGACAATGATCCTCCAATTAGTCATCAGACATCTAATATTCCCGTACTAGACAATTGGTCTAATGTATAAACAAAAATGACTAATTTCacattaattaagaaagttaATTGACATCATTTGACctcatatataaacaaaatcatttacAGTACCCGGAAAAACATGCATAGCTGTTTCTTTCCACTCTATTGGAAAACTTTTATCTCTCATTTTGACAAACATTAGCTCACTCCCTAACGGATCAAATATGGTGCATCTCATGTCTTCAAAATTTAAGGTATAGTTTTTTTCAAGCATTTGTCCAACACTCAAAAGGCTTTGATTTATCTCAGGCACATATAAAACAtctgaaatatattttagtacCTGAGGGAGTCTCTCAGCAACAATTCTTTAGACTTTCACATCATTGCCAATGGTGACTTTCGAGAAGTAGGACTGATTCAACTCCTTGAAAATACTTGCATTATGAGTCATGTGATTTGTGCATCCACTATATACGAGCCATGCCTCTTTGCAGCTGCTTGTTGAATAACAAGAAGTAAGAAATAACTGctgctctttctttttttttcttttttttttttcatgttcaatAACTTGGGCATGTTGTCCTTGTTGCTTTGCTTTGTTTTTGCACATTTCTCCACATGACCAAGCTGGTTACAAGCTCTAAATTTGACTCCTGGTACAGTGTATGATTCTTCTTCTTACAGTGAGGACAAGGTGGATACTTGTCTTTCCAACCTCCTTCTTtgttgctttcttcttccttcttcctttcTTCCCACCAAATGACTTTTTCTCATAGCTGATGCTGCCCTGAGCTTTGCCTTTTGTGTTAGCCACACAAGCACCTTCAACATTTTCTTGCATCCGCAAGGACCTTCTATGTTCAGTGGCTTGCAAAGCATTCACAAGCTCTGCAACTGTTATTTGAGAGAAATTCTTGTTTTCTTCAAGAGAGGagattttttactcaaacctcTCCGGAAGACACAAGAAGATTTTCTCCACAACCCGCTGATCACTAAGTTCTTCACCTAACAATCTGATATTTGTAACCACTTTAGATAGCCTATCAGCAAAATCCTTCACTGTTTCAgcttctttcattttaattgctTCAAACTCTCTTCTTAGATTTAACACCTTCATCCTCTTTGTTCTTTCACTGCCTTGGAACGCTGCCTTGAGTTTGTCCCCAGCCTCTTTTGCAGTCTCAAGATTCACAATCTTTATAAAAACATCATCATGTAGTGCCGCTTGTATGATGGCAAGTGCTCTGCCCTCCTTAGCCACTTCTTCAATGTGAAATCTTACTTGATTTACTGTTGGGTTGTCGGGTAAAGGAGATGGATTCCACTGTTTCCCACATACTTTGAGCTCTCAAATAAGTTCTCATCTTGGCAGCCCACAAATCATAATGTTATCCTGCAAACACTGGAGGTGGAGGTAGGGAACCATTGCTGGAAGCCATTGGTTGAAGGTTTTTTGAGAGAGGTTTTCTTGCTGGTTTTCTCTCACACACTTAAAGTGTTTTTCAGAttatctttctctctctgaATGAGTGAAGTGGGAGAAGAAAGAATAAGAGAAAGATCACCACCAACAGAAAATGGTGGAAGAtagaattgtatttttgttcTGGTTTTTCCAGCATACATAAGTGACTAGTAGTTGGTGAAAATACTAAGTTACAAGCAACACAACACACCCCATACTGACTTAGCTTAATCACTCCCTTAAAACAAGGTCTTTCATTCAATTTCACCTACTACATGTTGACTAATACTAACTTATATCAGAAACATAAcaacaacatattttaataccaaaataacaagaaaagtcTCAATTCTAACATTGGTCAATTATAGTGTCGCTCTCCACCATTTTCTTGCTGTGGAGGAAATTGACGAGGTCTTGGAGGGGATCTCTAGTATCAGAGCTCTTTGTTAGCTCTCCCGCAACTTCTGCAGGTGTCACATTCACTTCTCCTAGAAGCCCCTCAATTTGTTCAAAGAGTTTGTGTTGTGAAATGCCAAGGTAGTTGAGGACCAATTGTTTGAAAGCAGAAAAGGTGCAGTATGACAAGTGGATGTGCATGTCCATCCTCCCTGGCCTCAGCAGAGCAGGATCCAGCCTTTCTTTGTGATTGGTTGTGAAAATAATAATCCGTTCCTCTCCACAGCATGACCAAAGGCCATCTATTACATTCAAGAGCCCTGAAAGTGTCACCtgttgaaaaattataaaacaaacacaagaaatatgtaaaaagaaaaaaaattagttttgttGAAAGTCGTGCTTGCCACAGTTCTTGACATGCAACTTCTATATCTGCTGGATATCTTACTTAATATCAATTGATTTAAGACGAAATCTAACATGGTATTTGAATCTACAGCCCAACTCTGTGAATTGTCTGTTCTAGTAGGCATCGCCTGTTTTGACAGGCATACGTCGAATACCAAGTGACAACCTTAGAGTCATTGTTAATATGGACAAACATGGATAAGATGCATACATTGAAATATGTCAGATCTGCTAAATATTTTCTACTTTAGTGTATCCCTTGTCTGTTTGGCATGAAAATTGAGACTGAACTTCTAAGATGGatgatatatttaaatagaaataatacATACCTTACTCTCTTTATTATTAtctcctttcttttgttcttcttcttcttcttcttctcggtTCTGCAGCTTTATGGAGCAGTCAATGTCCTCAAACACAAGTATGGAACGGTTGGACATGCCTAGGAGCAAATTCTTTAAGTCATTGTTATTAGTGACAATGGTGAGATCCAAATCATAGATATCATAGTTGAGATAATTGGCCATGGCTGCAATAAGACTAGACTTGCCAGTGCCTGGAGGGCCATACAAGAGGTAACCACGTTTCCAAGCTTTCCCAGTTCTTTTATAGAACTCTTTCCCTTTCAcaaacttgtccaaatcactCACCACTTCCCTCTTGAGCTCTGCATCAATTGCCAGAGTTTTGAAAGTCATGGGGTGGCTAAATTTGACACTATTTCCATTCCAATAGCAATCATATTCAATTGTGTGGAGCTTCACTTCCATGTTCTCCTGCTTGATATCCTTGGCTCTCTCCAACACATATGGCAAATATGAATTGAATATCTTCTCCTTGTGTTTCTTGTGAAAGCTTAGCTCATAGGATCTCACTTCTGACTTAAAATTGGCATTCCTATCATTAGAATGTCTACTGCCATAAGGCTCAAGAATCTCACAGCTAAGTTTCCACTTCACCTGAACTCCTTCATAATCATCACTAATGTCTTCATCTCTATCTACACTGAATGCAAGCTTTTTGTCATCCTCGGATTTGCTTGCTTTAACTCTTAGAGCTGAGAGAGTGGCTTTAGTGCCTAGATAGACTTCTGCAGCCTCATACACTTGATTTCTAGACACCCCTTGAAATTCTTCAATGATAATGGTAAGTTGGGAGGAAAATTGACGagaaagataataaattttggaGTAAAAGAAGTCTAGGATTTCAAGAGGAATGAAATCGTTGGTAATGCTTCGGATTAGCATAGCTGAGGCTGCAAGAGATGCCACTGCAGATATAAGTGTA harbors:
- the LOC100306707 gene encoding uncharacterized protein isoform X2, translating into MRYFNVMILGPTQSPYEGGVFKLELFLPEEYPMAAPKVRFLTKIYHPNIDKLGRICLDILKDKWSPALGIRTVLLSIQALLSAPNPDDPLSENIAKHWKSNEAEAVETAKEWTRLYASGA
- the LOC100306707 gene encoding uncharacterized protein isoform X1 — encoded protein: MANSNLPRRIIKETQRLLSEPAPGISASPSEDNMRYFNVMILGPTQSPYEGGVFKLELFLPEEYPMAAPKVRFLTKIYHPNIDKLGRICLDILKDKWSPALGIRTVLLSIQALLSAPNPDDPLSENIAKHWKSNEAEAVETAKEWTRLYASGA
- the LOC100306707 gene encoding uncharacterized protein LOC100306707, coding for MAPGISASPSEDNMRYFNVMILGPTQSPYEGGVFKLELFLPEEYPMAAPKVRFLTKIYHPNIDKLGRICLDILKDKWSPALGIRTVLLSIQALLSAPNPDDPLSENIAKHWKSNEAEAVETAKEWTRLYASGA
- the LOC100778503 gene encoding AAA-ATPase At3g50940 isoform X1, with amino-acid sequence MSNSTTLISAVASLAASAMLIRSITNDFIPLEILDFFYSKIYYLSRQFSSQLTIIIEEFQGVSRNQVYEAAEVYLGTKATLSALRVKASKSEDDKKLAFSVDRDEDISDDYEGVQVKWKLSCEILEPYGSRHSNDRNANFKSEVRSYELSFHKKHKEKIFNSYLPYVLERAKDIKQENMEVKLHTIEYDCYWNGNSVKFSHPMTFKTLAIDAELKREVVSDLDKFVKGKEFYKRTGKAWKRGYLLYGPPGTGKSSLIAAMANYLNYDIYDLDLTIVTNNNDLKNLLLGMSNRSILVFEDIDCSIKLQNREEEEEEEQKKGDNNKESKVTLSGLLNVIDGLWSCCGEERIIIFTTNHKERLDPALLRPGRMDMHIHLSYCTFSAFKQLVLNYLGISQHKLFEQIEGLLGEVNVTPAEVAGELTKSSDTRDPLQDLVNFLHSKKMVESDTIIDQC
- the LOC100778503 gene encoding AAA-ATPase At3g50940 isoform X2; translated protein: MSNSTTLISAVASLAASAMLIRSITNDFIPLEILDFFYSKIYYLSRQFSSQLTIIIEEFQGVSRNQVYEAAEVYLGTKATLSALRVKASKSEDDKKLAFSVDRDEDISDDYEGVQVKWKLSCEILEPYGSRHSNDRNANFKSEVRSYELSFHKKHKEKIFNSYLPYVLERAKDIKQENMEVKLHTIEYDCYWNGNSVKFSHPMTFKTLAIDAELKREVVSDLDKFVKGKEFYKRTGKAWKRGYLLYGPPGTGKSSLIAAMANYLNYDIYDLDLTIVTNNNDLKNLLLGMSNRSILVFEDIDCSIKLQNREEEEEEEQKKGDNNKESKGS